The proteins below come from a single Portunus trituberculatus isolate SZX2019 chromosome 34, ASM1759143v1, whole genome shotgun sequence genomic window:
- the LOC123512653 gene encoding translation initiation factor IF-2-like, producing MSMGWGGMVVGGAWWAAGGGGKSAVQLLQESKSRYVKSDHVLGSSQTPARPDRLHISSNPNIFLSAPCHTLHVSRPSPSPAPERRAALADNNNVVNLRDHPSLAGLSPPRPSQMAGPASLGAPPPLPARSPRAAPRPRARGQGAGEGHGGRAGGDLRRSLSHGPGDRGDNVQMKLRRLLNTDSQENLAGAAAGGEEPTKKPPPPAPRRGVRISLPGTYRAEPATVTAHKSLPDLSRASSPAGETDSECGTGGRRPSCPGALPSISPAPPEPPPRPPRMFRDPPPPPLRALDKPPARPPLPQRLREASVSRPTRGAGAAGCVGGGSGGPTASLVPTDGRRSSDSDVSAYGATAATAGAVGGEEGRRRPILRSRSDVTHERGRWEEETLPLPPLDLEAFFETLGLDPATYRQLTAPPSSPPHSAPVYFEEVSSEESGPLVGRRGSSDSDEGRGISGPGPGPPLPLRGTGEPSIVEKNARVIKWLFNCQKAQGTYVCRVASNKS from the coding sequence ATGTCGATGGGGTGGGGCGGCATGGTGGTGGGCGGCGCGTGGTGGGCGGCAGGCGGGGGCGGCAAGAGCGCCGTGCAGCTGCTGCAGGAGAGCAAGTCCCGCTACGTGAAGAGTGACCACGTGCTGGGCAGCAGCCAGACCCCCGCACGCCCTGACCGCCTCCACATCTCATCCAACCCTAACATATTCCTGAGCGCGCCGTGCCACACGCTGCACGTGTCTCGCCCCTCGCCCTCTCCCGCGCCGGAGCGCCGCGCTGCCCTCGCTGACAACAACAACGTGGTCAACCTGCGCGACCACCCCAGCCTGGCCGGCctgtccccgccccgccccagccAGATGGCCGGACCCGCCTCGCTGGGCGCGCCACCCCCTCTGCCGGCCCGCTCGCCCCGCGCGGCCCCTAGGCCCAGGGCCAGGGGTCAAGGTGCGGGGGAGGGCCATGGTGGACGGGCTGGCGGGGACCTGCGGCGGTCACTGTCCCACGGGCCCGGTGATCGCGGCGACAACGTGCAGATGAAACTGCGGCGCCTGCTAAACACTGACTCGCAGGAGAATCTGGCGGGCGCCGCAGCGGGAGGCGAAGAACCGACCAAGAAGCCCCCGCCGCCAGCCCCTCGCCGCGGGGTGCGCATATCCCTGCCAGGCACTTACCGCGCCGAGCCCGCCACCGTCACGGCCCACAAGTCCCTGCCGGACCTGAGTCGCGCCTCATCCCCCGCGGGGGAGACAGACTCAGAGTGTGGCACGGGGGGTCGCCGCCCCTCCTGCCCCGGGGCGCTGCCCTCCATCAGTCCAGCCCCGCCTGAGCCTCCACCACGTCCACCCCGCATGTTCCGGGATCCCCCGCCCCCTCCCCTGCGGGCCCTGGACAAGCCTCCCGCTCGGCCACCGCTGCCCCAGCGTCTGCGGGAAGCCTCCGTCTCGCGCCCCACCCGAGGTGCTGGTGCCGCTGGATGCGTCGGCGGCGGTAGCGGCGGTCCCACCGCCTCCCTGGTGCCCACGGACGGCCGCCGCTCTTCGGACAGCGACGTGTCGGCGTATGGAGCAACGGCTGCGACGGCGGGGGCGGTGGGCGGCGAGGAGGGTCGGCGGCGGCCCATCCTACGGTCGAGGTCTGACGTGACGCACGAGCGGGGTCGCTGGGAGGAAGAgacgctgccgctgccgccgctggaTCTGGAGGCGTTCTTCGAGACGCTGGGCCTGGACCCCGCCACGTACCGCCAGCTGACGGCGCCGCCCTCCTCCCCGCCTCACTCCGCACCAGTCTACTTTGAGGAGGTGTCCTCGGAAGAGTCGGGGCCGTTGGTTGGGCGGCGGGGCAGCTCTGACTCAGACGAGGGGCGGGGCATCTCGGGGCCCGGCCCCGGCCCACCTCTGCCCCTTCGGGGTACAGGGGAGCCCTCCATCGTGGAGAAGAACGCGCGGGTCATCAAGTGGCTGTTCAACTGCCAGAAGGCGCAGGGCACCTACGTGTGCCGCGTCGCCTCCAACAAGAGTTAG